In one Choloepus didactylus isolate mChoDid1 chromosome 1, mChoDid1.pri, whole genome shotgun sequence genomic region, the following are encoded:
- the CMTM8 gene encoding CKLF-like MARVEL transmembrane domain-containing protein 8 isoform X1, which translates to MREDTQETERKPLKPLKPEAKAMQPGEKDQQTSPCAWPGEQEESQIASSLSSEKILGLLVWTLIAGTEYFRVPAFGWVMFVAVFYWVLTVFFLIIYITMTYTRIPQVPWTAVGLWFNGSAFVLYLSAAVVDASSVSPERDSHNFNSWAASSFFAFLVTICYAGNTYFSFIAWRSRTIQ; encoded by the exons ATGAGAGAGGACACacaagaaacagagaggaagccactgaagccactgaagccagaggctAAAGCAATgcaaccaggagagaaggaccagcagacttcaccatgtgcctggccaggTGAACAAGAGGAGTCCCAgatcgccagcagcctttcttcagagaag ATTCTGGGACTGCTGGTATGGACACTTATTGCTGGAACTGAGTACTTCCGGGTCCCTGCATTTGGCTGGGTCATGTTCGTAGCTGTGTTTTACTGGGTCCTCACCGTCTTCTTCCTCATCATCTACATAACAATGACCTACACCAGGATTCCCCAGGTGCCCTGGACAGCAGTG GGCCTGTGGTTTAATGGAAGTGCCTTCGTCTTGTACCTCTCGGCCGCTGTGGTGGATGCATCTTCTGTCTCCCCAGAGAGGGACAGCCACAACTTCAACAGCTGGGCGGCCTCGTCG TTTTTTGCCTTCCTGGTCACCATCTGCTACGCTGGAAACACGTATTTCAGTTTTATAGCTTGGAGATCCAGGACCATACAGTGA